In the genome of Malania oleifera isolate guangnan ecotype guangnan chromosome 5, ASM2987363v1, whole genome shotgun sequence, the window tcgtttttattttaaaatattatatcagTAAATTACCAACGGTGCATCAATGGTTGGATGACTTTCACCCTTTCAGATTTGGTATCGCACCATAGTATTTAAAGTCCAAAGTCGTGCGATGGTGACTAGAGTCCCTgaattatcaataaataaataaataaattaattaaaataaaagtagagaatttagaaaaaaaaaatggataaatgAATTTGTGCGTGCATGGATTCACCAAACAGGCCCCAAACTCAGACCATGCtcagtttttttttctttaataaaaaaaTCTGCAAAACAAAAGTCAAATTTTGAGGCTAACCTTTCTAAACGCTAATTATTAGGGACTATGCCAATAGAATTTTCCATTTTAGGCTCCAACTTTAATTATagattttgtaaaaaaatattaaaaaatcaatACCATGATAAATAAAGTTGTatcattttataattatttgattttaattttattttttcatttcaaTCTTGTTAATGagataaaaaaatgataaataaaaagttaattttttctctttttcctgTATTTTACATTAATATTACACCAAAATTAGTTCAGaacatttaaataaaattttcttaattaaaatagATTTACGAACTTTCTAATTAGGCATAAGGTTGAATTAATTTGAAGagttatttatatgatttatattttaattgaATACACAAATTAAATCTTGGTATTTAAGTGAAAGAAGATAGTCAATTGAATTCCATAGGGAATTGAGTTCGTTATATTAGTAAAttagtcaaatttttaaatggtcTCAAATAccattatataataataataataataataataataataataatgtattttttttgtgtcttttcttttttatttttcttgagaaAGACCATGTAAGATCGATTTTTTCCCATGGGATATTAGTTATTAGTTATAAAATATCAAATTTTGAATTATGTCTATGCAAATTTAGTGTCACTTTAACCTATTGATTAATGGTAGTATGATACCcacctaagtcttcatgttttcaAGAAGTTTGATTCATCCCATTCAAAAGTCACTTTATGTTCTCAACTTGAGTATCCCTAAAAGATCCTTTTAGTTGGATTAAGGTGAGGAACAAACCTATTTTTGCTTAGAAGGATTATACAAATTGCAATAAATTGAATGGGGCATCAGTGGAATAACTTAAATCTTTCTTTGGAACATTAATGGAGATAATATACTTTTCGAGAACGATAATTTAATTTACGGTTAGACCCTATTATGGAATTTTAGTGGAGACGACTACTATTACTGACTTTTACTTGGGTTGTCTCTATTTGTCACGCGTGATTAGGTTGTATTAAAAACAAGCGAGGTATATCAAATGAAAGATGTAATAAGTAaatcgaaaaataaaaaagagaaaggtAAACTTTAATGAAAGACTTAAACGACTAATTGTTGATACAACTCGATAAGAGACAAAGAATGAAATACAacaaaggaaaatttaaaggggGAGAGAGACTGAGCCTGTCGATATCTCATTGACTTATAAGAAGAAAGTTgcgaaaaaaaaattttatttttgaaaaaaagttCATGTTAGTAGTGGGAACGATATTTTTTAAGAGTAATATTAATTCTCGAAGACAACTATTTGGTGGGTGCatctaataaaggaaaaaaataaaagagggaATAGAGAGGAAGTCTATCGCGTTGACTTTTATCAagaaaattacaaagaaaataataattaaaaaaaatgatttgactGTGAAATAGAGTTTTACTTTCTGATAAATATTACATCATAAGGAAAATTCTCTGCGTGCACAAATATTATAACGGTAATTATTAATGGGTAATAATTTTACAATGTTTAATATTTGCAAAGAtatgaattaattaaaaaaaattacctCCATTGAATAACAAATTTCCATGTCCCGGATATCATCCTTATcccccaataataataataataataataatacaaaataaatcTAGCATGGCCATTGGTCATAAGGTAAATATCCACATTTGGCAAGAAAGTCCACACGCTTAATTCCCACACATGACGTGTATTACAAGTCACACTATAGTGGCGACACCAGCGCCACTGAAAATATATAGTCCACATCTTTGGTGATATTTCTTCTAGATAGCCCAAGGAAATTACCCAATTCTTCCCACATAATTCCAACATCAAAAGACGAATATACCCCTATACCTCTTACCCTAAGCAATCCCATTTTTGCAAgaaatatgtaatatatatatttttttataacccGGAGACTCCAACTACCACcgcgccactttggacactatgataCGACACTAAATCTGGGGAATGAAACCTGTCCGTCCATTACCGCATCCCTAGTAATTCATTGACATAATATTTCAAGGGGGAATCAAACCTGTGACATTGGGATCACCAAAGTTACCCgtcgcccttaccacttgagttGGTCTGATTGGACAATGAGTATGTAACATTAATTGGTTTAAGGACGAGTTCGGTATTTTACTCTTTATGCattcaaattataatatttttttaaaaaataataatagtgtagACAAACTCAAGTGGTAAGAGCGACTAGTGACTTTGGTGACCCAAATGTCACATGTTCGATTCCTCATTGAGATAttaataatttcttttaaaaaataggtAGTAGTCTAGAGACTGATTCAGTATTTTACTCTTTAGATACTTCATTTAGAAGGTTTGTTCAAACCGATGTTGTAAACAAACTTAcgatttttttaattatttattctACTGAAAGTCATATTAAAAAATGTGTAGAAGTTTGTATTAAATTTTATGTATTGCTCAATTCAACGAAGTTGGTTTTCATGAAGTATATCggttaggaaaaaaaaaattatagaaattgtCTTGGACTTAGACTAAGAGGGTTTATCAAATCATCAAGTGGCACTAATGGTGATCTTAAAAACTAATAAAATGTGAAAACATTCCGTGAAGTTTTTTAAATTTGCATTTACTTTTGATACTatcaaatttgaaaaatctttttttttttttaaagaaattatgtGTAATGGTCTAGAAATTAGATTGGCATTTTACTTTTCATATACTTGATTCATATGATTTGTTAAAACCAATAGTAAACAAACATATAGtttcttattattatttcctCTACTAGAAGTCAAACTTAAAATAATTTCGAAGAATGACCGAGTCGAATATACTTCATTATTCAACTCAACTATgcttatttgcattaattttagTCTAAGCAAAAACGTATTCtaaaaattgaacttaaatcaAGAGAGGTTATCAAATAATTAGGCCACATCTAAAGGTTCAATAGTAATTTTAAAAAGATTATATTGTAAAAACATTCCTCGAAGTTTTTAAGAGCATTATTTATATAAGATTTTTGAATTTGCAAAATCCTTTCTCTTAAGAAATGTGTGGTGATCTAGGGACCAATTTGGTATTTTGCTCTTAATATACTTGGTTTTTAAGAATTGTAAAACTGATCGATGGTGTAAACAAACTTATAATTTCTTTATATATATGCAAAAGTTTGGATCAAATTTAAGTCAAATAAGTTTAAAGGAATCACAAAGTTGAATTTAATTCATTGCTCGATTTGTTAAAATCCATTTGCACAAATTCTAGAATCaagttaagaaaaatatattttgaaattttggacttagataaaaatatatatattaaatgacaatattaaaaaaataataaaatgtgtCAAACCATGTCGAAGTTTTACAAATTTATATTTACTTTCTTGAGATTCTAGAATTTGCAAAGTTATtcttttaagtttaatttattttctttaaaggTTAATTCTTCTGTAATCAAATTTTATATTCTTAGTTAAATTTTGATGAAGTGTATTTTCATTCTTAATTCCTTAGCGTGAAAATTATTTAATCCTTaatttatagaaaatattttggtCAAAACATCAACAATTTCAAttcaaaaaaaattgatttttttaaaataataatttagctTGTAACATTTTTCTTTAAGTTGACATTTAAAAACTTGTAAATTGTTATTTTagattacaacaacaacaacaaaacctaACTCTCACTAGGTAGGGCGGCTATATGAAttattttccgccaatttatgtgaatatagaccatttcttttgacaaattcatggttattaaatccttactcactatctcatttcaagttttTTTAAGTCTACCTctatcccttctactgccccccacaataactaacttGCTATTCTTCACTAGAGCACTATGTGACCTATGTTGCAAGTGCTCAAATCATCTGAGTCGCTCCTCGCTTATATTgttttctataggagctacacctgaattaccgcaaatatgtttactctttaatttatctttcagtgttataccactcaccCATCTAAGCATTTTCATTTTGGCAACGTTTATATTTTAGATAATCTATTTTTTTGTCACCCAaaattctaatccatatagcacaACTGGTTTTGTAGCAATCCTataaaatttctcttttaattttaagggtattctacgatcataaAGCACACTTGAAATATTtatccattttacctaacctatTTTAACTCTACGCATCACATCATCTTCAATTGCTCCTTTAGCTTACAttatagatccaaggtatcgaaatctacaagtgttatttatttcttcgtcttcaagtttaactttgtcctccaatattcctcctaggCTCCtaccattattgaaattacatttcatatattttgccttatttttacttatcttaaagcctctaaaTTCAAGAACTTCTCTCTATAGTTCTAATTTAACCTCTACGTcgtccctaatttcatcaatatcaatacaatatcatatgCAAAGAGCATATGCCatagaacctcattttgaatgcaccttttttttttaaactaaagaATGGTGGTACCTCAAATTATTTactgatataccctcacttttagtagaggaataccgtgattacatgataagtattgagagattatagataaaaaagacattaaaggcctcccaaaaataataccaacaaccaaccaaaatagaactataaatccaaacaaaactaaataagaaacaaatctaaatagaCTTAGtaaaaacaaaaatactaaaataaactaaaattaaaaaatctaaatcaaccaaacaaaaatcgagaggatgaactaatgacgaatGGAAGTAAGACCCAACCTATCaatccaaaggataccttttaGAGAACGTGGTAAAAATGTTATTCTTCGTAGAtaacattgtttctcatttcttcttttctagggagaaaatcagccgcactattgtcttTCTTATATTGATGAATTACCATGAATTTCACTCCATCTAGCTCCGCCACAAGGTCTTCCCAAAAATCTTAAAGATATCACAAGGTACATttacctttccgaaaccaatcaacaacaattcttgtgtcactttcaataatcacattaaaaataataaagtcGTTTTCATAAATGAATTCCTTCTAGAATTGCTTTTAGTtctgcactattattcgtaccattaccaaaatagcttgaaaaaatTGCTTTCACCATGTCATGACAGTCTTGAatgattcctccacctcctgaagtacccggattgtcCCTACAGCTCcaatcacaattaagttttatccaccctgttGGGGGTTTAACCCACAAGATAATTTTTGTAGGCCTGACGCAAACTTCTTGatgctgaatttgaaactctttcaaaattgtaatgtccaatatcttcaatttttgaaaagagtTAGAGCTTTTAGCTAAAGAACTACCCTAATATCGAACACTTCTTTACGTCTGATCCGCACTTTGGTAAACTCCTTCTATTCTTACTTTGCATCTTTGATTCCAAAGACACCACGTAATCAATTATAGAATCAGACCGAttatacctttaatagatgatttttaagTATAGTGGAACTAGTTTGCAATTCTATTTTTCCAAGGAAGGAActgttggaaaggaatccccaacatcACACTAGCCAGACGCGAAACCTTTGAAgccacctcgcctaaagaaagaaCGTGATCAGTGTTTTCCTAACTTCTTTACATGCAACAATCACAAGCTGAAACCATCAATATTTCTTTTTGTTGAATTCTATCATTTATTGCCAAACATCTAGACTAGACTtttcataaacacattgagattcttctaggcatTAGAGAATGTAAAAACCACTAattccactcaaaattatcacttctgctcctcactgcctctcatgccgtttttgtagagaaattgccGTCAGGGGCAGGCTTCCAAATGgtaatcactaaagcaaaaagataagtgCTCAAAATAGATCCTttatgtacacctatggtgaatGGAAACTCTCTAATTTTTTTCATCTATAGTCATTACATTAGTTATTATTTCATCGTACATATcattaatgacatcagtatatctactacatacattttttttttttttttctaaaacccactataaaactttcctaggtaCCATGTCATATACAAGTCCCTCTTATTTTTTCTAAACCttttcattaattttcttaaaagatatgtAACTTCTGTAATAAATCTctcagacataaaaccaaattgattttttgaaactttCATTTCTAATCTTAATCTTTATTCAGCTATCATTTCCCACAGTTTAATCGCATGACTCAttagtttaattccatgatagttattacaaatttgaatatcttctttatttttgtatgtaagtattaaagtgttttttcctccatttatctagcattttttttaatatttaaaattgtgttaaataaattagttaacgatataattccgttatcacctaagcatttctaAATTTCAATTGGGATATCATCCGGTCCTatagtttttccatttttcatattttttttagtacaaatttaacttcattaactctaaatttacgaataaatattatatttgtagtcttttcctcatttgtcaattttaagtttaagtcttctatttaattttcattaaataatTTACTAAAATAATTTCATCATCAATCTTTTATGTTTTCaaaaaacatttaattaaaaatattttaaagcaaAAAATGTCCCTGTAATATTTTATACATCCAAAGACACTTTTCAAACAATTAACTATGGGCGGACTTATTGCAAGAAGAATAATCCTAAACAAAAGAAATTACAAGGAAGAATGATGTTgtatttttccataaaaaatatGTGGGCCAAATTTAGAAGCAGTAGGAGTTGGTAACACAAGCCCATTACGTGCCCCTCCCCACCAAATTCTTAGATGCAAGAAAACTCCCCTGAATTTGTATTCATTTTTACATTTAGCATGTCAAGATTCACAAGATAACCTTAGGCTTGGTTAACAGGGACGGGAAAGCTGCATGAGCACAATGATATGATGATCTCCAAGTGACAGCCAGGGATTGATCACGCGCTTGGCAGCCAATCAGGGGACGCGTGGGGAGAGGCAAGGGCATGCTGATTTCCTCATTGAAATATCTTAATATGGATGCATATGCTAGGTGGTTTTGTTTACTGCAAGGTGGGGAGGTGGTGATATGCACAGTTGTTTCATAGCTTTATATTAAATgaatgaaaagaaagaaagagagggagCAAGAAAGCAACTTGGGTTTTTGTCTTCTCTCTCTGTTTATCaacctcccttcttcctctcccgttctctctctctctctctctctctctctcaaatctcaatcaATTGCAGAATTTGATCCACTTCAATTTCTTCGTTgcccttttcttcttctcttctgcAACTTCACCTCCATAGCTgcaataagaaagaaagaaagaaagaaagaaagaaaggagaaaTTGGAAAAGGGATCTGCAACATATGATGGATTCAAGGGTTTCTAAGGAACTCAAGCCAAGGAGGTGAGGGGGTTGGCCCTTTGCagcttttgttttcaattttgaGGGAAGCTGGTTCATTacatatgatattttgtatatGGTGTTTCTCTGGCatcatgtatgtatataaatatggcATGGTCCTGTGGAGCTTTTTCTGTGTCTGggctttaatttttttaactggGTACTTGTACTTCTGTTCACTGTTCTTGTTTTGTGGTGTGTTATTGCTGTTGCAGGAAGCTGGTTCAGAAGACAGTGGTGAGGGTGAAGATTGATGCAAATGTTGGGAAGCAGAAGGGTGAAGGACCTCCCTCTGATTCATGGTCCTGGAGGAAATACGGGCAAAAACCCATTAAAGGGTCTCCATATCCAAGGtacttattattttatatatgcatGCTTAAATTCCTCCTTCTTATGTTTCACCTGTTTATTCCCATAATTATTGTGCCTTTTCCTTTTGATCCACCTGAAATGCCTTTCAATGATCCTTCCATCATCCAAATATACGTTCTTTTCTgcttaattttcattttcaggctTACATTTTCTACTCTCCCCTTTCAATTTCATCCCCCGCTCTCAAAAAAAGTGTTATGATTCCTATGAGTAGCATGAAGCTTTGGGGGTTTCTGTATAATTCTTGTTATACGGAGCTTCTTATGCTTTCTCCTTGTTATACAGAGTttcttctcctttctcctttcctaatgaattaccttccttgtcatctctctctctctctctctctctctctctctctctctctctaggggtTCTGATCAGTACTTCACTGCCTCCAGGGGCTATTACAGGTGCAGCACATCAAAAGGGTGTTCAGCCAAAAAGCAGGTGGAGAGATGCAGAACAGATGCGTCGGTGCTCATCATCACATACACCTCTAGCCATAACCACCCAGGCCCTGACCTTCAAAACGCCCAGCCCACTGAAGAAATCCCCACAACCCCAAAACAAGATCATGAAGAATCAAGCCCACAAGATCAAAAACAGCAAAAGCATAAACAAGAACAGCAACAGCaacaagaagatgatgaagaagagcAACCCATGATGGGCAGTGATGAAGATGCAAGTGAAGATCAAAACCAATACTTCCACTATGTCCAATCCCCAATCTGCTCCTCCCAAGACATTATCATCAACCAAGAAGAAAACCCTTTCACCCATGAAAGCCTGGCTGAAAGCACCCATGGCTCTCTCAGTCTCCTGCTTGATAAAGAAGAACCCCTCTCTTACCCCCATCTCATGACTTTCTCCACACCAAAATCAGAAGAAAATGACTTCTTTGATGAGCTTGGGGAACTACCGACATCTTCCTCTTTCACAAGCTTCATGAGGAACAATTTTTTTGAGGAAAGGATCTTGGCACTCCCTTCCTGATTCGCGCTACTGTCCTCAGCACTTGGTGCTTCTGGGAAAAAAAATGTACTCATTAAAATGTTCATATGTGATACACCCACTAGTAGTACTAGTACTGCCACTGCTAGTTCAATTAACTCTTCTGGATTCTGGTACATCTCTTTtagtgttcctctctctctctctctctctctcccttttgaGTTCACAGATTATGAAAAGTTGCAGTACCACTTTGGCGCAAGAGAAAGTttatttttttactctttttatttttttcattaagtTAGTGGGTAGGTGTTATCACTTTACTTTTGTTTCTGCAGAATGTGATTAATGATAAACCCACCTAAAACCCCACATACCCAGAGTAGTTGGATCTTCATGTACACACTATTAAATATACAATTATTAAAAGGAGAAAAGATGCAGGCACGAGAGTCACGAGCTGAGAGCACAAAGGTGTTTGTGATGAGAGAAAAAAAAGGCAGTTTTCTTTTTGCTTTATATAAGAGAATTGGGAAGAGACGTTCCCATTTTTTGGCAGTTTGTTTGGGTTCTGGAATCCCTCTTTCTTTTCCTATGGAActtctgtttttgatttttggttttgttttgttttgttgttttttttttttttttttaaatatttgttttGTGGGTGTTTTATTGGCAGTTCACAGATGCTCTCTGCAAAATGCCAAACTCTCAAGCGTGCATTCTGGTGGGGACTAATGGATAAGATTTGCAGAGAGATGCCCAACTGTGGTTTGTAAAAACTAAAAAGCTGTCCTCGGGATGCAACTTTTTGGCACGTGAGGTGCACGTTTTTTATGGTTAGGCTTGGATGTGCCCTTGGAGCAGTTGGGACCATGTACCCCATAATGGATCACAGGGCCTTCATGTCCCTCCTTGAGGGCAGTTAATATTTGCTTAAGAGGAGAAAGGACTTGGAGAAGAATTGTTACTTTCATAAGAATTACTATAAAAATGTTACTTTAGTACTAGGGTTGGTGCAAGTGAGAAGTATGCTTTGGTATTGATGTTATAACATAGGACCCGACATCTTTAGGGTAAGACAACCCATGAGTTACgagaaaattattttctcaaaaattgaaTTATCTCTTTATAGAAGTGATACTAGTGACTAATGTTGTAAAAGGTGATGGCGTAAGACGAGGTGTTTTAATCCTTAAGAGGTGAGGCGTAAGCTTTAAGGTTTTGAGGGATAAGTCTTTCGAGACTTTTTTTTTCTAAGATAAaaatatgttaaataaattatatatatacatatatttaaaagaaagaaaaaattaagaaaatcacaaatataatataaaaaagaaaaagtagaTATTTTTTGCAAACTACTCAGACATTCAAAATTTGTTAACTTGAATATATGACATAAATCGTGATAAAAGAAAACTATACTATTATaaagtttaaactatttttaTGATCTAAAATATAACTCTCAGTTGTTTTGGAAAGgatgaggttcaagagttttagaaatcaactcatactATGATAtgttttttatacaaatatttagTTCAAATTTTCTAACTAATtttaacttgagaatcacacgcTCAAAATACGTAAGCTTCAACTAAAAAGATGCAAAAGATGTGTCTTTTGTCAAAATGCATAAGTCTCAACATGTAATGCTTTATCTTTTTTGAAATTTGGAATTTTAGACCGAGTCTCAAGTTGTTTTAGACATGCCTTACCTTAAGGAAAGCCTCATTGAGCTTTTTTTAAAATGCTACTAGTGACCATGTCTCAAAATCAAATCCAAGTTTGTTTGAGGTTGTCTTGTTCTATAAGCACATCAATAAGAGTCGGGGCAAATGCTTATGACTCAATGCATATCAAAGGTTCTTCGCATACTTATATATTTTTCATACGATAACAAGACATTAATGTGAGTCAATTGATGTGTGATCTTTTTAAATGTTATGAGAAAATTATTGTCTTGAAGATTGAGTTATCTTCTTATGAGATTGTTTGAGGTAATCTTGTTTTATATATAGGCGCATTAATGAAGAAATAGGGTAAACAATTTTCACTCAATGCATAACAAAGGTTATTCGCATGCTTACATATATGCCACACGATAACAAGACATTAATACGAGATAATTGATGTGTGATCTTTAAAAATTAGATATTCTTGCTTGTTACACAAATTAATAGATTTTAATATAATAGCCCTCTGATATGTGAACATATtggcaaattttttattttttattttttggcataccaaaataaaaagaaagttcagaaattttttcaaaatgacTAAAATGCTCATGGAAAaggattttttttcaaaaatagccAAAAATTTTATCTAAAATTCCAAGGGATATTTTTAGTTTATTCTGgttatttaatgcatttgtataTCCATTTTATATGCTTAATTTTTCTCTGTCTCATTTGCATGTGCAAGCGTGTGtccctataataataataatagcaataaaaaAGTGGTATTTTATACCTTATTGATCTCAAGTCTGAGTGGGATTCATTTAACAAGACCTCCTTATCCTATAAGGTCTTGTTAGACATTCCCAAATCCCATGGTATTTCTAATTGCATACATAAAACAATATTAAAAGCTAGTAAAATAACAAATTAGGAGttaattaaaatcattttgattCAATTTGAGATAATCTAAGATTAATTACATACGGTTCGTGTAATAAGTGTGTAAAAGACGTTAGTACCTTTCCCTCGCATAACCATACTAACGAACCTAACTTTGATATCTACAAATTGATACTACTGATTCCTTAGCTTTAGGTTATCTTAGAGACCAATCAATAGAGAGTGGTTACGTAATTTAATCACATTATAAGTAAATAACATGTTTGTGATAACTAATCATTGAACttgaaatgataaaatatttctCTTTCACCATTCCGAGTTGAGGCGTCAAACTCTCTTATCCACACATAATGACAAAAACAATACTAGACATTGCCAATTTGACTATAAACAAAACATTCACACAAAGAAAATGTACTAAAGCATTAATATAtcttgttgtattttttttataaaaaaaaaaatgcaaactttATTGATATGCCGTCAGTACTTTTggtagaggaatatcgtggttacaagacaagtattgagagattacagataaagaaattaaagtttttccaaaaacaacaccaacaaccaaccaaaacaggactacaaatccaaacaaagttaaataagaaacaaatctaaacaggcctatcaaaaacaaaaataataaaatcaaattaaatcaaaaaatctaaacctaccaaacaaaaatcgagaggttgaactattttttttttttggaaaaagccGAAAGCCACCCACATAACGGTCTCGTCtcaagtttattaataaccctcacttatggcgaaggaataccgtggaaACAAAAGGACACTTGGAGCTTAtataataaccaataaaacaccccatgcatcaaaccaaataaaagaagaaaacaaacctataccaataccaaaaggaaaccaactcaacatacctcatataagtcgtacccatcttatccaatctatacaaacctttgataactctaggaaattgactactatttgtaaacaaactattcctccccatgacaccttgtcgagccaaagcATTTGCCACTTTAtcccttctctatacaaatgatttatagaaaaatccactccctccaataaaccaataagctgctctcaaaaatctcacaaataccataaagaacatttactggatcttatccaatttactacaatattcgaatcacattcaatatcaatattggtatgacccaattgtttgcaaaactttattcctttcatcactGCTTTTAATTTAACTTCATTAttagaacaagaaccaaaatattttgaaaaaccaaaaataaaagaaccagTATAGTCTCTAAGGATGCTgagaggttgaactaatgacgaaaggaagtgagatCCAACCTATCCATTGGAAagatacctttcagagaacgtggtaaaatatgtttttcgtagatgacattgtt includes:
- the LOC131156778 gene encoding probable WRKY transcription factor 69 isoform X2 — its product is MMDSRVSKELKPRRKLVQKTVVRVKIDANVGKQKGEGPPSDSWSWRKYGQKPIKGSPYPRGYYRCSTSKGCSAKKQVERCRTDASVLIITYTSSHNHPGPDLQNAQPTEEIPTTPKQDHEESSPQDQKQQKHKQEQQQQQEDDEEEQPMMGSDEDASEDQNQYFHYVQSPICSSQDIIINQEENPFTHESLAESTHGSLSLLLDKEEPLSYPHLMTFSTPKSEENDFFDELGELPTSSSFTSFMRNNFFEERILALPS
- the LOC131156778 gene encoding probable WRKY transcription factor 69 isoform X1; amino-acid sequence: MMDSRVSKELKPRRKLVQKTVVRVKIDANVGKQKGEGPPSDSWSWRKYGQKPIKGSPYPRGSDQYFTASRGYYRCSTSKGCSAKKQVERCRTDASVLIITYTSSHNHPGPDLQNAQPTEEIPTTPKQDHEESSPQDQKQQKHKQEQQQQQEDDEEEQPMMGSDEDASEDQNQYFHYVQSPICSSQDIIINQEENPFTHESLAESTHGSLSLLLDKEEPLSYPHLMTFSTPKSEENDFFDELGELPTSSSFTSFMRNNFFEERILALPS